The following nucleotide sequence is from Trypanosoma brucei gambiense DAL972 chromosome 3, complete sequence.
TTCGGTAAGCATCCAAAAAGAACCCACCTACGCCCCCTTCAATGAAAATTTCTGCTTCTCTGCGTTCTCCACCACACGCTCCCGGTGGAGCCCTTTCCGGCGACGAACCCGCTCAAGCAGCTGCTCTGCGATATTCTTCGTTGCCACTTCGGCTCCGTGCTCCTCAATCTCCTCGCGTGTGGTGGGCGTAAAGTACGGGTCTGCATCCAACACATTCCAGTGACTCATCTGTAACTGCGCTGTGGAGGCACCTTGAGTCACTACACGCAGCTCGTCCTGCAACCCGAATGCCTCGACTGCTGGAAGCAAGCAGCGGATGTAAAATAGGTCACTGCCCTCATTGGGGACCTCCTCTATAATGTCAGAACGCCGGCGACTCAGCGAACCGTATATTTTACCCTGAGTCGCACCGGAGGAGTAGACAGTGCACTCATAGACCGGCTCCACAAGTCGCCTTGAGTGCAGCTCCATCGCTGCACGACAGGCATCCCGAACACAAGGCAGTACCATCCCACCTGTGAGACTCGTAGAAGCCTCAACATTGATATCAGTTATCACAAACGCAATGTTGAACATTGGCTCCTGTGCCATGGGGCCGCTTTCTGCCGCTGCTTGGAATCCAGCTACAATCGAGTCTTTCCAGTGGTTGAATCTCTGCAACACCCCCAATGAATCTGTATGCTCACTGAAGTTCAGCAAGAGGGTAACACCAACAAACTTTAGCTTCTGTGGGCCGCAGGCAACAACGCCATGCTCGATTTCCTTTGACCACCGTTTGTTCGCGTTCAGTGCGCCCCCAATGCGTTGAATCACATGTCCAGCAGTACCACGATTCTTGTTGTCATCTTTTATTATATCCAGAACTTCCTGAGGCATACACCGAGCGTATAGCGTAACCGCAAACGCACCGTCGGGTGTGGTAGCAGTGTGCAGCTTCGGCTTAGCACTTGGGCCGGTGGCTACGATGGTCTCGCGGAACGAGACGATTGATTCGGACACCATCACCTCCACGCGCGCAAAAGTGTCGATCAGATCCCTCAGGCAGCGCTCCATGTGAACCTCCCCGGCGGTCCCGATCACGTGTTCCCCTGTCGGAAGTATGCTCACCTCTACTTGAGGATCCACCTTGTAGAGCAGCCGCAGTCCCTGCTGCAGCAGAAAGAGGTCTTTCGGATCCCGTGGAAACACAGAAGCTCGAACAATAGAGGTACTCGGCAGCACAAGGGGGTTTAGAGGTGGAACACCTTCTAGACTTGAGAGAGTAGCATATTTGGCAATGTAAGGCGTGAGCCCTCCGACACCGCAGAGGGTCCCGCTGCAAACCTCATCCGCTTCATCCAGCCCGGCTCcacgaaataaaaacaccTTTCCCACGGTAGCCTCAACAACTTTGTCATCACTATGCACGTACATCTTCATCCCCGGACGAAGCCGACCACTGTAAACGCGGGCAAACCCAATAAACGCATCGtcatcatttccctccctGCCAAGAGTAGTACCAACAAGGAACTGTGTGTCCACAAGTTTACAGACGTACACAACACAGGGAACATCGGGTGCGGGAGAGCAATTCATCAGAGCCTCACGAACAGCAGTTGGTGCTTCGTCGAAACGGGGGATGAGAAACCGTAACCGCCGCCGCTGCGCAGAAACAGGAGAGTCCAACTTTGAACACACAGTACTTAACACACACTTTGCCAGTGGCATCCACGAAGAGAGCAGTGCCTTTAACTTACCACGCTGACCCCGTCTCGGATTATTCCACAACTTCTCCGGTATGCCCAACTTAGCAGCCATGCTGAGCTGTTTCTCAGGCCCGTCATCCTTTTCATCGAGAAACACACTGTACAATTTCCATATCGGCTCTAGCATCAACTGCACTGCCAACGTCTGCTGTCCTGCCCGTCGCGGAGTCGTGTCCACGCCCTTCATTTGAGGTTTCAGATAGTACTCACCCCAAAGGTGCTTCTGGAGATCAGGTACACCTAATTTGCCTTCGTACAGACGGGAGAAAAACTCAGTAGAGAAG
It contains:
- a CDS encoding translation elongation factor EF-2, putative; protein product: MNLETTEHLQRLGQEPERIRNFCVVAHVDHGKTTLSDYLVASNGILSPQLAGEVRLLDSRPDEQERRITMKASSVVLRHLHEGVEHLLNLVDSPGHIDFSCEVSTAMRLCDGAVVIVDVVDGVTQQSNGILRHAYREGLSMCLVLNKVDLLITVQQLSPEEAYYRMRSIVETCNAALAGFANQLKIQEEDCVAGKERDDPSDDVWFCPTKGNVLFASCHDGWAFSTEFFSRLYEGKLGVPDLQKHLWGEYYLKPQMKGVDTTPRRAGQQTLAVQLMLEPIWKLYSVFLDEKDDGPEKQLSMAAKLGIPEKLWNNPRRGQRGKLKALLSSWMPLAKCVLSTVCSKLDSPVSAQRRRLRFLIPRFDEAPTAVREALMNCSPAPDVPCVVYVCKLVDTQFLVGTTLGREGNDDDAFIGFARVYSGRLRPGMKMYVHSDDKVVEATVGKVFLFRGAGLDEADEVCSGTLCGVGGLTPYIAKYATLSSLEGVPPLNPLVLPSTSIVRASVFPRDPKDLFLLQQGLRLLYKVDPQVEVSILPTGEHVIGTAGEVHMERCLRDLIDTFARVEVMVSESIVSFRETIVATGPSAKPKLHTATTPDGAFAVTLYARCMPQEVLDIIKDDNKNRGTAGHVIQRIGGALNANKRWSKEIEHGVVACGPQKLKFVGVTLLLNFSEHTDSLGVLQRFNHWKDSIVAGFQAAAESGPMAQEPMFNIAFVITDINVEASTSLTGGMVLPCVRDACRAAMELHSRRLVEPVYECTVYSSGATQGKIYGSLSRRRSDIIEEVPNEGSDLFYIRCLLPAVEAFGLQDELRVVTQGASTAQLQMSHWNVLDADPYFTPTTREEIEEHGAEVATKNIAEQLLERVRRRKGLHRERVVENAEKQKFSLKGA